A window of Terriglobales bacterium genomic DNA:
TGGTGCTCATCACCGGCATGAGCGGTTCGGGCAAGGCCTCGGTGCTCAAAGCGTTCGAGGACCTCGGTTACTACGCGGTGGACAACCTGCCGGTCGAACTGCTGCCGCGCTTCGCCGAACTCGTGCGCCAATCGGCGGAGATCCAGCGCACCGCGCTGGTGGTGGACGTGCGCGAGGGCGCCAAGCTGGGCAAGCTGCCCGTCCTCCTGCGCACCGTGCGGCGCCACATGCCCACCAC
This region includes:
- a CDS encoding RNase adapter RapZ, with amino-acid sequence MARRKSAPRTEPSTRDGQQPAELVLITGMSGSGKASVLKAFEDLGYYAVDNLPVELLPRFAELVRQSAEIQRTALVVDVREGAKLGKLPVLLRTVRRHMPTT